One window of Salvelinus fontinalis isolate EN_2023a chromosome 19, ASM2944872v1, whole genome shotgun sequence genomic DNA carries:
- the LOC129816976 gene encoding gamma-crystallin M2-like encodes MMGKITFYEDRNFQGRSYETSQDCSDMSSFLSRCHSCRVDSGCFMVYDRNNYMGNQYFMRRGEYPDYQRMGMGMNDCIRSCRMIPMHIGNFRMKIYERENFEGQMHEMMDDCDSIQDRYRMSDCQSCNVMEGHWLMYEQPHYRGRQMYMRPGEYRSFSQMGMGGMGGMRFMSMRRIMDNMSM; translated from the exons ATGATGGGCAAA ATCACCTTCTACGAGGACAGGAACTTCCAGGGCCGTTCCTATGAGACCAGCCAGGACTGCTCTGACATGTCCTCCTTCCTGAGCAGGTGTCACTCCTGCAGGGTTGACAGCGGTTGCTTCATGGTCTACGATCGTAACAACTACATGGGGAACCAGTACTTCATGAGGAGAGGCGAGTACCCTGACTACCAGCGCATGGGAATGGGAATGAACGACTGCATCCGGTCCTGCCGCATGATCCCCATG CACATAGGAAACTTCAGGATGAAGATCTACGAGAGGGAGAACTTTGAAGGTCAGATGCACGAGATGATGGACGACTGTGACTCCATCCAGGATCGTTACCGTATGTCCGACTGCCAGTCCTGCAACGTTATGGAGGGCCACTGGCTGATGTACGAGCAGCCCCACTACAGAGGCAGACAGATGTACATGAGGCCTGGAGAGTACAGAAGCTTCAGTCAGATGGGCATGGGAGGCATGGGAGGCATGAGGTTCATGAGCATGAGGCGTATCATGGATAACATGTCTATGTAA